The genomic DNA TTTTTAATGCTTCTCTAACTAACTCATGTCCTACTGTGGTTAACCGATACAGTTTTTGTTTATTTCTCGCCATATCACACACTAGATTGCACTGAGTGAATAATACCCGATTCGTCAACCAGTATACAATTCAACGAACAAACAACGCACAATTAAATAGTGACTTGGGTACATAGTAAATTTTATGCTCTGGACAAGACAACTGAGTATCGTAAGTATTCAGCTAACAGTAATCAGCTTTTTCAGGGTCAAATCAAAAATCAATGATTGATTATTTATTGATTTATCAAATATTCTGACTGCTGACTTTTGACTCCTGAATTCTTACTAAGTCTCTTATATTTCATGTTTGCATTATTTACAAAATCGAGGTAATTACAGATGAAAAATCTAGTCAAACTCGCAACAGTAACTCTTTCTTTACTCACAATTATAGGAGTCACTAAAGAAGCGCAAGCATCAGTTTTACACAATGGTTGGAATTACTCAATTGACTCTTTTAATGATTCTACATATCGAACTTCTCCTGGTAGTGCTACCCGTGTGGGTGGTGGAACATTTGAAATTCATGCTATAGGCATGAAAGATGATATAGAAAATAATAGAATCACCTTTGCAATTAATGCCAATTTACCTCAAGATGGTGCTGTAGTTCCTGTTGCTAATGGATATAGTCATATTGGTTGGGGTGACTTGTTTATTCAAACTGCTTCTGGATTATTAGGAGTTAATTTTACCAATGCTAATGATTCTGCTGCTAGTTTAGGTGTATGGAGAGTTTCTGGAACAGCAAGTGTAGCTGCTGCTAATGATGGTTGGGATAGTAATGCTGAGTATACTAATCATGTAATTAGTAGAGGTGGAAATCCAACTTTAGGAGATTTAGCTCAACATCAATCACCTTTTGGAAATACAACTCATAGTGTAATTTCATCTGGACAACGAATT from Okeanomitos corallinicola TIOX110 includes the following:
- a CDS encoding XDD3 family exosortase-dependent surface protein — protein: MKNLVKLATVTLSLLTIIGVTKEAQASVLHNGWNYSIDSFNDSTYRTSPGSATRVGGGTFEIHAIGMKDDIENNRITFAINANLPQDGAVVPVANGYSHIGWGDLFIQTASGLLGVNFTNANDSAASLGVWRVSGTASVAAANDGWDSNAEYTNHVISRGGNPTLGDLAQHQSPFGNTTHSVISSGQRIGDVLAGDLSGLDFGRFGAFGSQTFGFSLDRSLIPSGDVVAWLIQECFNDGIAMVANVSEPPQPTPEPSTLIGMIALAAMGIFSTRNKIKSKKVLVDA